In a genomic window of Ardenticatenales bacterium:
- the purN gene encoding phosphoribosylglycinamide formyltransferase, whose translation MRKRLVVLVSGSGTNLQALLDAAKGGEMPASIVLVVSNRREAYGLTRAREAGVPALYFPLRPFREAGQTRVDYDAALAAAIQPYAPDLIVLAGWMHILSPAFLNEFPNRVINLHPALPGQYAGTHAIQRAYEAYRRGEISHSGCIVHVVVPEVDAGPVIGQRVVPLHPTDTLADFEARMHAAEHELIVTATRQALKSPCPGTF comes from the coding sequence ATGCGTAAACGCCTGGTGGTCTTGGTTTCCGGGTCGGGGACGAATTTGCAGGCATTGTTGGATGCGGCGAAGGGAGGGGAAATGCCGGCATCCATCGTTCTCGTCGTCTCGAATCGGCGGGAGGCGTATGGCTTGACGCGGGCGCGGGAGGCGGGTGTGCCGGCGCTCTATTTTCCTTTGCGCCCGTTCCGCGAAGCGGGCCAGACGCGCGTGGATTATGACGCGGCGTTGGCGGCGGCCATTCAGCCATATGCGCCGGACTTGATTGTGTTGGCGGGGTGGATGCACATTCTCAGCCCGGCTTTTCTGAACGAATTTCCGAACCGGGTGATCAATTTACATCCGGCGCTGCCTGGGCAATATGCCGGCACGCACGCCATCCAACGCGCCTACGAAGCCTACCGACGCGGCGAAATTTCGCATAGCGGGTGCATAGTGCACGTTGTCGTGCCCGAAGTGGACGCGGGACCCGTCATCGGCCAGCGCGTCGTCCCCCTCCACCCCACGGACACCCTGGCCGACTTTGAGGCGCGCATGCACGCGGCGGAACACGAGTTAATTGTCACGGCCACGCGACAGGCGCTCAAGTCACCTTGCCCCGGCACATTCTGA
- a CDS encoding phosphoribosylformylglycinamidine cyclo-ligase — translation MRKQMREENAYARAGVDIDAGNRATQLIRAAVRSTFGPEVLSDVGSFGGLFSAAALRDMAAPVLVASTDGVGTKTKVAARLGRWDTIGHDIVNHCVNDILVQGARPLFFLDYVAAARLDPSQIATIVGGIAAACRAAGCALLGGETAEMPGVYTEGAVDLVGTIVGVVDRAGIIDGRRIQPGDAILGLPSSGLHTNGFTLARQALAGLDWTRPAPGMARPLGELLLTPHRAYLPQVRALWNAGIDVRGLAHITGGGLIDNPPRIFPDGVGAALRRGSWPIPPLFDLIQRLGDVSEAEMRRVFNMGLGMLVVLPAFQVAAAQAVVGESYVVGEIVTSATKGVVVVDG, via the coding sequence ATGAGGAAACAGATGCGTGAAGAGAATGCTTATGCGCGGGCGGGGGTGGATATTGATGCCGGCAATCGCGCCACCCAACTGATACGCGCCGCCGTCCGCTCCACCTTTGGCCCCGAAGTCCTTTCCGACGTGGGGTCCTTTGGCGGCCTTTTCAGCGCCGCCGCCCTGCGGGACATGGCCGCGCCCGTGCTGGTCGCCTCTACCGACGGCGTGGGCACAAAGACGAAGGTGGCCGCCCGCCTGGGTCGCTGGGACACCATCGGCCACGACATCGTCAACCATTGCGTCAACGACATCCTGGTGCAGGGAGCGCGCCCCCTCTTCTTTCTCGACTACGTGGCCGCGGCGCGGCTCGATCCGTCGCAAATCGCCACCATTGTGGGCGGGATCGCCGCCGCCTGCCGCGCCGCGGGCTGCGCCTTGCTCGGCGGCGAAACGGCGGAGATGCCGGGCGTGTACACCGAGGGGGCGGTGGACCTGGTGGGGACGATTGTGGGGGTGGTGGACCGTGCCGGCATTATTGATGGCCGCCGTATTCAACCGGGGGACGCGATTCTGGGGTTGCCTTCCTCCGGCCTGCATACCAATGGTTTTACCCTGGCGCGGCAGGCGTTGGCGGGGCTGGATTGGACGCGGCCCGCGCCGGGGATGGCTCGGCCGTTGGGGGAGTTGCTGCTGACGCCGCATCGCGCTTATTTGCCGCAGGTGCGGGCGTTGTGGAATGCCGGCATTGACGTGCGCGGCCTGGCGCATATCACCGGCGGCGGCCTGATCGACAATCCGCCGCGTATTTTCCCCGATGGGGTGGGGGCGGCTTTGCGCCGGGGAAGCTGGCCCATCCCTCCCCTTTTTGACTTGATTCAACGCCTGGGGGACGTGAGCGAGGCGGAAATGCGGCGGGTGTTCAATATGGGGTTGGGGATGCTGGTGGTTTTGCCGGCATTCCAGGTCGCGGCGGCGCAGGCCGTTGTGGGCGAATCCTACGTGGTGGGCGAGATAGTGACAAGCGCCACAAAAGGGGTGGTCGTCGTCGATGGCTAG
- a CDS encoding adenylate kinase has translation MGLRLNIVGTGGVGKTTLARRLSQVLALPHVELDALYWGPNWTEPTPEVFRRRVGAALDRPRWVVDGNYSVVRDIIWGRADTIVWLDYGLPLILWRVTWRTVRRAARREVLWQGNREAWGRFFSRDSMVVWVLRTYRRRRRQYRALFADPAHAHLRKVRLRGPRETETWLAALPRRARDEETDA, from the coding sequence ATGGGGCTGCGCCTCAACATTGTGGGAACCGGCGGCGTGGGCAAGACCACCCTGGCGCGGCGGCTGAGCCAGGTGCTGGCGCTGCCGCACGTGGAGTTGGACGCCCTCTACTGGGGACCCAACTGGACGGAACCGACGCCGGAGGTCTTTCGCCGGCGGGTGGGCGCGGCCCTCGACCGTCCGCGTTGGGTGGTGGACGGCAATTATTCCGTCGTGCGGGACATCATCTGGGGCCGGGCGGATACCATTGTGTGGCTTGATTACGGGCTGCCCTTGATTTTGTGGCGGGTGACGTGGCGCACGGTACGGCGGGCAGCGCGCCGGGAGGTCTTGTGGCAGGGGAATCGAGAGGCGTGGGGGCGATTCTTCAGCCGCGACTCAATGGTGGTGTGGGTGCTGCGAACGTATCGCCGCCGCCGTCGCCAATATCGCGCCCTGTTCGCCGATCCCGCTCATGCGCATCTGCGCAAAGTGCGCCTGCGCGGCCCGCGCGAGACGGAGACGTGGCTGGCGGCATTGCCGCGCCGCGCCCGCGATGAGGAAACAGATGCGTGA
- the purD gene encoding phosphoribosylamine--glycine ligase produces MNLLIVGGGGREHALAWKLAQSPRVAALYIAPGNGGTEQLGTNVPIDDNDVNALSLFARKNQIDLTIVGPETPLAAGITDVFHAAGLRVFGPSRLAAQLESSKAFAKGFMLDHDIPTAAYATFETYEAALAYARKQPGRVVVKASGLAAGKGVIVCDDRAQAEAALHEIMVARRFGNAGNQVIIEERLQGPELSLLAFTDGRTVVPLLPARDHKRVYDHDQGPNTGGMGAYAPPPDVDDDMAADIMRTVLQPAVAGMAERRMPYVGVLYAGMILTPDGPKVLEFNCRFGDPETQAILPMLDSDLLEIMLACLDGSLQPEMVRQRPGACATIVMAAPGYPGTYPKGLPIEGIAAAEREAGVIVFHAGTSRVNDCLETSGGRVLAVTAQGDTVSTAARRAYAGVSHIHFDKAHYRRDIGVDVPA; encoded by the coding sequence TTGAATCTGTTAATCGTTGGCGGCGGGGGACGAGAACACGCGTTGGCCTGGAAGCTGGCCCAATCGCCCCGCGTAGCCGCCTTGTATATCGCCCCCGGAAATGGGGGTACGGAGCAGTTGGGCACAAACGTTCCCATTGACGACAATGACGTGAATGCGCTCAGCCTGTTTGCGCGGAAGAATCAGATAGACCTGACCATTGTGGGACCGGAAACACCGCTGGCGGCGGGCATCACGGACGTTTTTCATGCGGCGGGGCTGCGCGTGTTTGGCCCCTCCCGCCTGGCGGCGCAGCTAGAGTCGTCGAAAGCTTTCGCCAAAGGGTTCATGCTGGACCACGACATTCCCACGGCGGCGTATGCCACGTTTGAGACCTACGAGGCGGCGCTTGCCTATGCGCGAAAGCAGCCGGGTCGGGTGGTGGTGAAGGCCAGCGGATTGGCGGCAGGGAAGGGCGTGATTGTGTGCGATGATCGGGCGCAGGCGGAGGCGGCGCTGCATGAGATTATGGTGGCGCGGCGCTTTGGCAATGCCGGCAATCAAGTCATCATCGAAGAGCGTCTGCAAGGCCCCGAACTCTCCCTGCTGGCCTTCACCGATGGGCGCACCGTGGTCCCCCTGCTGCCGGCACGCGACCACAAACGTGTCTACGACCATGATCAGGGTCCGAACACGGGCGGCATGGGGGCCTACGCGCCGCCGCCGGACGTGGACGACGACATGGCAGCCGACATCATGCGCACGGTGCTGCAACCCGCTGTTGCCGGCATGGCGGAACGACGGATGCCTTATGTGGGGGTGCTGTATGCCGGCATGATCCTCACCCCCGACGGCCCCAAAGTGCTGGAATTCAACTGTCGCTTTGGCGACCCGGAGACGCAGGCCATCTTGCCCATGCTGGACAGCGACCTGCTGGAGATCATGCTCGCCTGCCTGGATGGCTCGTTGCAGCCGGAGATGGTGCGGCAGCGCCCCGGCGCGTGCGCCACCATCGTCATGGCCGCGCCCGGCTATCCCGGCACATATCCCAAAGGGTTGCCCATTGAGGGCATTGCCGCAGCGGAGCGAGAAGCGGGCGTGATTGTCTTCCATGCCGGCACATCGCGGGTCAATGACTGCCTGGAAACCAGCGGCGGGCGCGTCCTGGCCGTCACCGCCCAGGGCGACACCGTCTCCACGGCGGCGCGGCGGGCATATGCGGGCGTCTCCCACATCCACTTCGACAAAGCCCACTACCGCCGCGACATTGGCGTGGACGTGCCCGCCTGA
- the purF gene encoding amidophosphoribosyltransferase: MFDWQLEWQDDKAHDECGIVGVFAPGRDVARLAFFGLYALQHRGQESAGICTTDSRTAYIHKGMGLVAQVFKEDNLAPLVGHLAIGHNRYSTTGSSHISNAQPYLIETIHGPLGVAHNGNLTNALHLRYQLLKRGVGLSSTSDSEVITQMLAAPADVWTELPAHGRHTDHWLARLHALQLVAEGAYSLVVLTRRALYAMRDPLGLRPLCLGALDGGGYVVASESCALHTIGARFLREIQPGEIVRIDETGITSYMVEQAARPALCIFEYVYFARPDSTFEGQVIHEVRQRLGRRLAQEAPAPADVVIGVPDSSTPAAIGYSLESGIPFSEGLTKNRYIGRTFIQPDDHLRKEGIRIKYNPLSTNLRGKRVVMVDDSIVRGNTAGPLVQLLRDGGAREVHVRVSSPPVRFPCFMGIDMATQSQLIAHRLDVEGIRRRVGADSLAYLSLEGMVAAVNAGISPPTNHCHACFSGQYPLDIPDWLFHEEREKMLFEGLRGVVG; the protein is encoded by the coding sequence ATGTTTGATTGGCAATTGGAATGGCAGGATGACAAGGCGCATGATGAGTGCGGGATTGTGGGCGTTTTTGCGCCGGGGCGGGATGTGGCGCGGCTGGCGTTTTTTGGTTTGTATGCGTTGCAGCATCGGGGGCAGGAAAGTGCCGGCATTTGCACCACCGACTCCCGAACCGCCTACATCCACAAAGGCATGGGACTCGTCGCCCAGGTCTTCAAAGAAGACAACCTGGCCCCCCTCGTCGGCCACCTGGCCATCGGCCACAACCGCTACTCCACCACCGGCTCCTCCCACATCAGCAACGCCCAACCCTACCTCATCGAAACCATCCACGGCCCCCTCGGCGTCGCCCACAACGGCAACCTCACCAACGCCCTCCACCTGCGCTACCAGCTTCTCAAACGCGGCGTGGGTCTCTCCTCCACCAGTGACAGCGAAGTGATCACCCAGATGTTGGCCGCGCCCGCCGACGTGTGGACCGAACTCCCCGCCCATGGCCGCCATACCGATCATTGGCTGGCGCGGCTGCACGCCCTCCAACTCGTCGCCGAAGGCGCCTACTCCCTCGTCGTCCTCACCCGTCGCGCCCTCTACGCCATGCGCGACCCGCTGGGGCTGCGCCCGCTCTGCCTGGGAGCATTGGACGGCGGTGGCTACGTCGTTGCCTCCGAATCGTGCGCCCTGCACACCATTGGCGCGCGCTTCCTGCGCGAAATCCAGCCCGGCGAGATTGTGCGTATCGACGAAACGGGCATCACGTCTTATATGGTGGAGCAGGCGGCACGACCCGCGCTCTGTATTTTCGAGTACGTCTATTTTGCCCGGCCCGACTCCACCTTCGAGGGGCAGGTGATCCACGAAGTGCGGCAGCGATTGGGCCGCCGGTTGGCCCAGGAAGCGCCCGCCCCCGCCGACGTGGTCATTGGCGTGCCTGACTCCTCCACCCCGGCAGCCATTGGCTACAGCCTGGAATCGGGCATTCCCTTCAGCGAGGGCCTGACCAAGAATCGCTACATCGGGCGCACGTTCATCCAGCCGGACGACCATCTGCGCAAGGAAGGCATCCGCATCAAGTACAATCCGCTCTCGACGAATTTACGGGGCAAGCGGGTGGTGATGGTGGATGATTCCATCGTGCGCGGGAATACGGCGGGGCCGCTGGTGCAGCTTCTGCGGGATGGCGGGGCCAGGGAGGTGCATGTGCGCGTTTCTTCGCCGCCGGTGCGCTTCCCTTGCTTCATGGGAATTGACATGGCCACGCAGTCGCAGTTGATCGCCCATCGGCTGGATGTGGAAGGAATCCGGCGGCGTGTTGGCGCGGATAGCCTGGCGTATTTGAGTTTGGAGGGGATGGTGGCGGCGGTGAATGCCGGCATTTCTCCCCCCACCAATCACTGCCACGCCTGTTTTTCCGGCCAATATCCGCTGGACATCCCTGACTGGCTTTTCCACGAAGAACGCGAAAAAATGCTGTTTGAAGGGCTGCGGGGCGTCGTTGGCTGA